The Streptomyces sp. ALI-76-A nucleotide sequence CGCCGGCGTCATCAAGACGACGTTCACCGAGGAGACCGAGACCGACCTGTTCGGTGAGCAGGCCGTCCTCTGCGGTGGTACGGCCGCGCTGGTCAAGGCGGGCTTCGAGACGCTGACCGAGGCGGGCTACCAGCCGGAGATCGCCTACTTCGAGTGCCTGCACGAGCTGAAGCTGATCGTCGACCTCATGTACGAGGGCGGCCTGGAGAAGATGCGCTGGTCGATCTCCGAGACCGCCGAGTGGGGCGACTACGTCACCGGTCCGCGGATCATCACGGACGCCACCAAGGCCGAGATGAAGAAGATCCTCGGTGAGATCCAGGACGGCACCTTCGCCCAGGCCTGGATGGACGAGTACCACGGCGGTCTGAAGAAGTACAACGAGTACAAGACCCAGGACTCCGAGCACCTGCTGGAGACCACGGGCAAGGAGCTGCGCAAGCTCATGAGCTGGGTGAACGACGAGGAGGCCTGACGTCATGGTCCGGCCGTGGCGTCCGTCGCGGCCGGACCTTGCCCGTCCGGGTGATCCTTCCGTACAGGCGCGGGACGACCTCCGCCACGCCACTACACTGCCGTACTACATACGCGTCAGGCCCACAGCGTCGTGCGTCTTCCACGCGGCTAGCACCCCTCCACCGCCTGCGGCCGTCGGGACGGCCGTCCGCTTGGACTTGTGAGGACTCACGTGAGCTCGAAACCTGTCGTACTCATCGCTGAAGAGCTGTCGCCCGCCACCGTGGACGCTCTGGGGCCGGACTTCGAGATCCGGCACTGCAACGGCGCGGACCGGGCCGAACTGCTCCCCGCCATCGCCGACGTCGACGCGATCCTGATCCGCTCGGCCACCAAGGTCGACGCCGAGGCCGTCGCCGCCGCCCGCAAGCTGAAGGTCGTCGCACGAGCCGGCGTCGGCCTGGACAACGTCGACGTGTCCGCCGCCACCAAGGCCGGCGTGATGGTCGTCAACGCCCCCACCTCCAACATCGTGACCGCGGCGGAGCTGGCCTGCGGTCTTCTGCTCGCCACCGCGCGCAACATTCCGCAGGCCAACGCCGCGCTCAAGAACGGCGAGTGGAAGCGGAGCAAGTACACGGGCGTGGAGCTGGCCGAGAAGACCCTCGGTGTCGTGGGTCTGGGCCGCATCGGCGCGCTCGTCGCCCAGCGCATGTCCGCGTTCGGCATGAAGGTCGTCGCCTACGACCCCTACGTGCAGCCCGCACGGGCCGCGCAGATGGGCGTCAAGGTGCTGTCGCTGGACGAGCTGCTCGAGGTCTCCGACTTCATCACCGTCCACCTGCCGAAGACCCCCGAGACGCTCGGCCTGATCGGCGACGAGGCGCTGCGCAAGGTCAAGCCCGGCGTGCGGATCGTCAACGCCGCGCGCGGCGGGATCGTCGACGAGGAGGCGCTGTACTCCGCCCTCAAGGAGGGCCGGGTGGCAGGCGCCGGTCTCGACGTGTACACGAAGGAGCCCTGCACGGACTCCCCGCTGTTCGAGTTCGACCAGGTCGTGGCCACCCCGCACCTCGGCGCGTCGACGGACGAGGCGCAGGAGAAGGCCGGTATCGCCGTCGCCCGGTCGGTGCGGCTCGCGCTCGCCGGTGAGCTGGTCCCGGACGCGGTGAACGTCCAGGGCGGCGTCATCGCCGAGGACGTCAAGCCGGGCCTGCCGCTCGCCGAGCGCCTGGGCCGGATCTTCACCGCGCTCGCGAGCGAGGTAGCCGTCCGTCTCGACGTCGAGGTGTACGGCGAGATCACCCAGCACGACGTGAAGGTGCTGGAGCTGTCCGCCCTCAAGGGTGTCTTCGAGGACGTCGTCGACGAGACGGTGTCGTACGTCAACGCCCCGCTGTTCGCGCAGGAGCGCGGTGTCGAGGTGCGGCTGACGACCAGCTCGGAGTCGGCCGACCACCGCAACGTGGTGACCGTGCGCGGCACGCTCGGCAGCGGCGAGGAGGTGTCGGTCTCCGGCACCCTGGCCGGCCCGAAGCACCTGCAGAAGCTGGTCGCGGTCGGTGAGTACGACGTCGACCTCGCGCTCGCCGACCACATGGTCGTCCTGCGGTACGAGGACCGTCCGGGCGTCGTCGGCACGGTGGGCCGCGTCTTCGGCGAGGCCGGTATCAACATCGCCGGTATGCAGGTCGCCCGCGCGGCGGCCGGCGGCGAGGCGCTGGCGGTGCTGACCGTCGACGACACCGTGCCCGCCGGAGTGCTGACCGAGGTCGCCGAGGAGATCGGCGCCACGTCGGCTCGTGCGGTGAACCTGGTCTGAGGCGCGGCGTCCGGGGGCCGCTCCCGGACGCTGTCGCCCCGCATGCCGTCCTGAACGCCGGACGGGCCGGTTGCTGCCGGCCCGTCCGGCGTTCTGGTGTTCTCGCGCGCTCCCGGTTCGCGTTCCGTCTCAGACCGCCGCCTTCTCCGGTCCCGGCGCCTCCTCGCGCACCTCGACGCCCCGCAGCGTCACCGCCGCCGGCCCCGCCGCCCCGGCGAGGACCACCGCCCCGGCGACGGCCGCTCCCTGCATCCCGCCGGTGAACGCCTCCCGCGGTCGCCGTACGAGGGGGCGAGGCCGACCCGGTCGAGGAGTCCGGCCACCCGGGCGGGGTCGTCGGCGGCGGTCCAGCGGCCCTGCGCCTTCAGCGGTGCCACCGCGTCACGGGTGCGGTGCCGGGGGCCGAAGGAGCCGTAGCGGTCCTGGAAGACGGGCCGCACGCGTGGCCGGAAGGGGCGGAGTTCGCGCTCCGGCTGGGTGGTCGACTCCTGCCCCACGAAACGACCCCGACAGTCACCCCGGAGGGCGTGCGCGGGCGGTCACAGCCGTGCCCCTTTCAGCGCCATGTGCAGCAGCAGGCGGTCCTCGCCGTCGTCGAGATCGAGGCCGGTGAGCTTCTCCACGCGGGAGAGGCGGTAGTACAGGGTCTGCCGGTGGATGCCCAGTTCGGCCGCCGTGCGGGCTGCCTGGCCGGCGCGGTCGAGGTAGACCTCGGCGGTGCGGGCCAGTTCGCGGTGCGCGGGGGAGAGGAGGGCCTGGACGGCGGGGTCGGGGTCCGGGTGCGGGGGCAGGGCGGCCAGCAGCCGGTACGGGCCGATGGACGCCCACGCGGCGACCGGCCCGAACCGCGGTTCGGCCAGGGCGGCACGGGCGGCGGCGGAGGCCTGGCGCCAGGCGGTGCCCAGCTCGGCGAGACCGGTGCGGGGGAGGGAGACACCGGCGGCGGGGCCGGAGGGTGTCCGGGAGGACGGCGGCCCGGAGCCGGTGGCGGTGCCCGGAGCCGGCGGACTGTCGCCGGGGCCCGCCCCGCTCTCCTCCCGCGCCCGCTCCAGCAGCCGGCCCGCCGCCGAGGTCGCCGGTGTCAGGGTGTCCGCCGAGCGCAGGCGCATCAGCAGGGCGAGGGAGTGGGCCGTCGTGTCCCACGGGAGCAGGCAGAGGGCCGTCGCGCCCGGCACCGTGCGGACCGACGGGGCGTCCTCCGGGGCGGCCGAGGGCCAGGGGGTCACGCAGACCACCGCGTGCACGGTGTCCGCGCGCGGGCCGAGCGCGGTACGGAGTTCGGCGACGGCCATGTCCCGCTGCCAGTCGCGCTCGGCGGTGAGGACCGCGCGCAGTTCCCGCGAGAGGTCCGCCCCGTGCTGCGCCTCGTCCGCGAGCAGCGCGCCGACGCGGGCCGTCACCTCCATCGCCGCCGCCAGCTGCCGGGCGGTGGGGCCGGGATCGTCGTCCAGGAGCCAGACGTACCCGAGGGCGACCCCCCGGTGCCGGACGGGGAGGCAGACCCGGCCGCGGTACACCCCCGCCTCCGGAGCCGGCGGGATGCGGACCGGGCCGGTCGCCCGGGTGATGCCGAAGCCCTCGAACCACGCGCGGACGGCCGCCGTCGAGCGGCGGGTCAGGATCGAGCGGGTGCGCACCGGGTCCAGCGCCGCGGCGTCCAGCTCGCCCTCGCTGTCGTACGCCCCGAAGGCGAGCAGTTCGAAGTCCCGGTTCTCCAGGGTCGCCGGGGCGCCGAGAAGCTCCGAGATCTCGTCGACCAGCTCCTGGTAGTCGCCCTTGTGGTCCCTGTAGTCCGACGTCACCCGGGCATTGTCCCGCAGTTCCGGGCGGTCTTCATACATCTGTCTGAGATCTGCGGCACGGATGCGTGACAGCTGTCGATGGCCGACGATCGGAGGGATCCTTAGGTTTCACGGTGGTTCTCCGTGCCGCTCCCCGCCAGAGGGGATCGGCCTCGTCCGGGTTGGTATGTGGAGGTGCCCCGTGCTGGGTCCCGTGATTCTCGCCGCGTCGCGCAGCGACCGGATGCGACGTCTGATCTCGGCGGCTCCGGTGACCAGGCAGGTGGTCGACCGCTTCATCCCCGGTGAGACCGTCGACGAGATCGTGCCGATCGTCCGGGAGCTCACGGACCAGGGCCTGGAGCTGACGCTGGACGTCGTCGGCGAGGACATCACCACGCCCGGGCAGGCCGCCGCCGCCCGGGACGCCTACCTGGAACTCGTCGACCGGCTCAAGGGACTGGAGCTGGGCACGCGCGCCGAGATGTCGGTGAAGCTCTCGATGTTCGGCCAGGCCCTCCCCGGAGGGCACGAGCTGGCCCTCGCCAACGTCCGTCCGGTGGTGGAGGCCGCAGCCGCCATCGGGACGACCGTCACGCTCGACGCGGAGGACCACACCACCCTCGACTCGATGTTCGCCATCCACGAGGAACTGCGGAAGGACTTCCCGCAGACCGGCTGCGTCATCCAGGCCTACCTCTTCCGCACCGAGGCCGACGCCCGCCGTCTCGCCGGCAGCGGCAGCCGGGTACGGCTGGTGAAGGGGGCGTACAAGGAGCCCGCCGAGGTCGCCCACCAGCACAAGCACGAGATCGACCGGGCGTACGTGCGGATCCTGCGGATCCTGATGGAGGGCGAGGGATACCCGATGATCGGGTCCCACGACCCGCGCCTGATCTCCATCGCCCAGGAACTCGCCCGGCAGGCCGGCCGCAAGCCCGACGAGTACGAGTTCCAGATGCTGTACGGCATCCGCGGCGACGAGCATCTGCGGCTCGCGGCCGAGGGCCACCGGATGCGCGTCTACACCGCCTACGGCACCGACTGGTACGGCTACTTCATGCGCCGCCTCGCGGAGAAGCCGGCCAACCTCCGCTTCTTCGCCCGCTCGATCCTCACCAAGGGCTGAGCCCGAAACACCGCTCACTAAGGAGTTACGGACACCATGGACGCTGTGACCCAGGTCCCCACCCCCGTCAACGAGCCGGTGCGCGGCTACGCTCCCGGCTCGCCCGAGCGGGCCCGGCTGGAGGCCAGGCTCAGGGAACTGGCCGACAACCCGATCGACCTGCCCTGCACCATCGGCGGCGAGAAGCGGCTGGGCGGCGGTGAGCGGGTCGACGTCGTGCAGCCGCACAACCACAAGGCCCGCCTCGGGACGTACGGCAACGCCACCCGGCAGGACGCCCAGGACGCCATCGACGCGGCCCTCGCCGCCGCGCCCGCCTGGCGCGCGATGGCCTTCGACGACCGCGCGGCGATCATCCTGCGCGCGGCCGAGCTGCTGGCCGGGCCCTGGCGCGAGACGCTGGCCGCCTCCACCATGCTCGGCCAGTCGAAGACCGCCCAGCAGGCGGAGATCGACACCCCCTGCGAGCTGGTCGACTTCTGGCGCTTCAACGTCAAGTACGCCCGTGACCTGCTCGCCGAGCAGCCGCCGGCCAACGCGCCGGGCGTCTGGAACCGCCTCGACCACCGCCCCCTCGAAGGCTTCGTCTACGCGATCACGCCGTTCAACTTCACCGCCATCGCGGGCAACCTGCCGACGGCCCCGGCCCTCATGGGCAACGTCGTCGTCTGGAAGCCCTCGCCGACCCAGACCCACGCCGCCGTGCTGCTCATGCGGCTGCTGGAGGAGGCCGGTCTGCCCAAGGGCGTCATCAACCTCGTGACCGGCGACGGCATCGAGGTCTCCGAGGTCGCCCTGGAGCACCGTGAGCTCGCCGGCATCCACTTCACCGGCTCGACCAAGACCTTCCAGTACCTGTGGAAGACGGTCGGCGCCAACATCGAGAAGTACCGCTCCTACCCGCGCCTGGTCGGTGAGACCGGCGGCAAGGACTTCGTCGTCGCCCACCCGAGCGCCGACCGCGCGGTGCTGAAGACGGCGCTGACCCGGGGTGCCTTCGAGTACCAGGGCCAGAAGTGCAGCGCGACCTCCCGCGCGTACCTCCCGGCGTCCATCTGGAACTCCGGGTTCAGGGAGGAGTTCGCCGCCGAGGTCGACGGCATCGCCATGGGTGACGTCACCGACCTGTCGAACTTCGTCGGCGCGGTCATCGACGAGCGTGCCTTCGCCAAGAACAAGGCCGCCATCGACCGTGCGAAGGCCGACCCGGCCTGCACGATCGTCGCCGGCGGCTCCTACGACGACGCGGTCGGCTACTTCGTCCGGCCGACCGTCATCGAGTGCGACGACCCGGAGAGCGAGGTCTTCACCACCGAGTACTTCGGTCCGATCCTCGCCGTGCACGTCTACGAGGACGACCGGTACGAGGAGATGCTGACCCAGATGGAGTCGGTGTCCGCCTACGCCCTGACCGGCTCGGTCATCGCCAACGACCGCGCGGCGGCGGCGTACACGATGGACCGGCTCCGCTACGCGGCCGGCAACTTCTACATCAACGACAAGTCGACCGGAGCCGTCGTCGGCCAGCAGCCCTTCGGCGGTGGCCGTGCCTCCGGCACCAACGACAAGGCGGGCGCCCCGCAGAACCTGATGCGCTGGACCCTGACCCGCGCCATCAAGGAGACCCTGGCTCCGCCGACCGATTACCGCTACCCGCACATGGGCTGACACACCCCCGCACACGGACGGGCCGGATCCTCACCGATCCGGCCCGTCCGCGTGTTCGAGTGTTGTGCTGTGTTCGCGTGCCCGCGACCGGGATTCCGGCAGCCGGGCGGCGGCGCTGCTTTCTGCCCCTGCCGTGAACCGCAGGCCAGAGGGGCTGGAGGCGATGGGCCGTCTCAGATAGTAGGAAGCCCAAGTAATTGTGGAGACAGATGCGCCGTCCTCGCTTAGCTTTGTAGGAGCCGAACGTCTCGCTCGATCAAGCGAATGGCGGTCGTGAGCCGGGCCCCGTGCAGGCAACCCCTGCGGCACCGCTCCCCGCCCCTTCCGGCGTCTCGTAACTTCCCGCTGCAGGAATCTCGAAGGAGTCGATTCCCCATGGCCGAGACGACCGCCCGCCGTCGAGTCCGTCACCTCTCCCGTACGAGCGAGTCGGACCGCAAGAACGCCGCCGCCGCGCTCCAGCGCGCCCTCGACCGCCGCGACAACGGCGGCTCGACCGGCCACAGCGCCTAGAAGTCGTTCTCTCCAGAGGTCGTTCTCCGGGCGTTCCCGCCCGCGGGACAGGGGACGGACCCCGGCAGGTCACTCCTCGACGTCGACCATGACCCAGTCGCTGATCTCCTTCCACTGGCGGATCGCCTGCTGGTGGAAGGGATGGACGAGATAGCGGTCCACCGCCTTCATGTCGTCCAGGAGCCCTTCGACCAGGAAGTCGTAGGCGATGTCCCGGGTGGACACGTTGCGCCCGTAACGCCACTCGCGCAGTTCCGGCACCTCGCTGCCCACCTGGGCGGCGGTGCGTTCCGCTCCCGTGGCCCGCGGATCGGCCCAGTCCACCCCGGACTTGAACCGGAACAGGACGACGTGCCGGATCACGACGGGGCACCCGCGGATCGCGCGGCGGCGGGCTGTAACGCGCCGGCGCCCCGGCACAGTTTGAGGACGCTCATCGCGATCTGGGTCCCGTGTTCGCCGAGACCGTCGCGGTAGCGGCCGAGTATCTCCATCTCCCGGGTGAACACCGTGCGTGGGCCGCCGGAGTCGGTGCGGATCTTCTGGATGCCCGAGGACACCCGGGCGCGCTGGGTGAGCAGTTCGATGATGTGCGCGTCGATCGCGTCGATCGCGTCGCGCTCCAGTCGGATGCGGGAGGTGTTGTCGACCATCTCGGTCATGACGGGATTCCCTTTCGGCCACTTGATCGGTGTCGTCGGTTTCGTCGGTTTCGTCGGTGTCATCGGTTCATCGGTTCATCGGTGCGCGGGCAGGGAAGTCGGCCAGGCGCCGGGCCGCCTCCCGGAGCCGCTCCTCCGGAGCGAGCAGGCTCACGCGGACGTAGCCCTCGCCGTGCTCGCCGAACCAGCGGCCGGGGGCCACCGCCACGTGGGCGCGCGACAGCAACTCGTCGGCGAACGCGACGGATCCCCCGGCGCCGGGCGGTACCGGCAGCCAGGCGAAGATCGAGCGGGGTGTGTCGAGGGACCACGCGGAGTCCCTCAGTCCGTCCAGGAAGACGTCCCGACGCCGTTCGTACGTCGTCACCAGGTGCCGGACGCTGTCCTGGGGTCCGGTGAGGGCCGCGACCGCCGCCCGCTGGATGAACGGGGGGAGCGAGACGTAGTAGTGCTCCTGGAGGAGATTGATCGCGGCGATGACATCACGGTGTCCGACCACGGCACCGATCCGCCATCCGGCCATGTTGAAGGTCTTCGACAGGGAGATGAACTCCACGCCCACGTCCTTGGCGCCGGCCGTCTCCAGGAAGGAGACGGGGGTCCGCCCGTCGAGGCCCAGGGCCCCGTAGGCGAAGTCGGACGCCACGATCACGCCGTGCTCGGCGGCGAACCGGACGGTGTCCTCGTAGAACCCGCGCGGGGCCGTCACCGAGGTCGGGTTGTTGGGGTAGTTGAGGAACATCAGCTTGGCCCGCTCGCGGGTGGCCGGGTCCAGGGCGGCGTAGTCGGGCAGGAAGCCGTTCTCCCGCAGGAGCGGGAGGGGGTGCATGTGGGCACGGGCGAGGACCACGCCCGCCCAGTAGTCGGGGAATGCCGGGTCGGGCATCAGGCACACGTCGCCCGGGTTCAGGAAACACTGACTGATCTCGACGAGGCCGGCCTTCGCGCCGAACAGGATCGCCACCTCGGTCTCCGGGGCCAGCCGCACCCCGTGCCGCGTCGCGTACCAGGCGCTGATGGCGTCCTTGAGTTCGAGCAGCCCGGAAAAGGCCGGATAGCGGTGGGTGACGGGGTCGAGCACCTCCGTGCGGAGCGCCTCGACGATGTGCGCCGGCGTCGGCAGGTCGGGGTTTCCCTGGCACAGGTTGATGACGTCCTCACCCGACCTGACCAGGTCGTCGACCCTGACCCCGGTGGTCGCGAACGAACTCCTCGGCAGGCTCCGGAGCCGGTCTGCCCACTCGGTCCTCACGTGTCCTCCCCTTCGCTTGCGCCCCGGACCCGGGACACCGCCACGGGCTCGGGGCTGCCGGTTGCCGCCCGGGACGTCCATCCGCTCAGGCCGGCGGCGACGGCGGTGACACCGGCGCAGGCGCATCCCACGGCGAGGAAGCCGTGTGCCGTGAACAAGGGGGCGAGCGCGGCGGCCCCCACGGCCACGGCGAGGTTGGTCGCGAGGCTGTAGAAGGCCAGGATGGTTCCCCGGTGGCGCTGTGAACTCTCGCTGAGCAGCGTGCTGAGCAGGGTGACGACCAGGCTCTGCAGAATGCCCCAGACGAAGAGGCACACCGCCAGCGGCGCCGTCCAGTGGA carries:
- the serA gene encoding phosphoglycerate dehydrogenase: MSSKPVVLIAEELSPATVDALGPDFEIRHCNGADRAELLPAIADVDAILIRSATKVDAEAVAAARKLKVVARAGVGLDNVDVSAATKAGVMVVNAPTSNIVTAAELACGLLLATARNIPQANAALKNGEWKRSKYTGVELAEKTLGVVGLGRIGALVAQRMSAFGMKVVAYDPYVQPARAAQMGVKVLSLDELLEVSDFITVHLPKTPETLGLIGDEALRKVKPGVRIVNAARGGIVDEEALYSALKEGRVAGAGLDVYTKEPCTDSPLFEFDQVVATPHLGASTDEAQEKAGIAVARSVRLALAGELVPDAVNVQGGVIAEDVKPGLPLAERLGRIFTALASEVAVRLDVEVYGEITQHDVKVLELSALKGVFEDVVDETVSYVNAPLFAQERGVEVRLTTSSESADHRNVVTVRGTLGSGEEVSVSGTLAGPKHLQKLVAVGEYDVDLALADHMVVLRYEDRPGVVGTVGRVFGEAGINIAGMQVARAAAGGEALAVLTVDDTVPAGVLTEVAEEIGATSARAVNLV
- a CDS encoding helix-turn-helix domain-containing protein; the encoded protein is MYEDRPELRDNARVTSDYRDHKGDYQELVDEISELLGAPATLENRDFELLAFGAYDSEGELDAAALDPVRTRSILTRRSTAAVRAWFEGFGITRATGPVRIPPAPEAGVYRGRVCLPVRHRGVALGYVWLLDDDPGPTARQLAAAMEVTARVGALLADEAQHGADLSRELRAVLTAERDWQRDMAVAELRTALGPRADTVHAVVCVTPWPSAAPEDAPSVRTVPGATALCLLPWDTTAHSLALLMRLRSADTLTPATSAAGRLLERAREESGAGPGDSPPAPGTATGSGPPSSRTPSGPAAGVSLPRTGLAELGTAWRQASAAARAALAEPRFGPVAAWASIGPYRLLAALPPHPDPDPAVQALLSPAHRELARTAEVYLDRAGQAARTAAELGIHRQTLYYRLSRVEKLTGLDLDDGEDRLLLHMALKGARL
- a CDS encoding proline dehydrogenase family protein gives rise to the protein MLGPVILAASRSDRMRRLISAAPVTRQVVDRFIPGETVDEIVPIVRELTDQGLELTLDVVGEDITTPGQAAAARDAYLELVDRLKGLELGTRAEMSVKLSMFGQALPGGHELALANVRPVVEAAAAIGTTVTLDAEDHTTLDSMFAIHEELRKDFPQTGCVIQAYLFRTEADARRLAGSGSRVRLVKGAYKEPAEVAHQHKHEIDRAYVRILRILMEGEGYPMIGSHDPRLISIAQELARQAGRKPDEYEFQMLYGIRGDEHLRLAAEGHRMRVYTAYGTDWYGYFMRRLAEKPANLRFFARSILTKG
- the pruA gene encoding L-glutamate gamma-semialdehyde dehydrogenase translates to MDAVTQVPTPVNEPVRGYAPGSPERARLEARLRELADNPIDLPCTIGGEKRLGGGERVDVVQPHNHKARLGTYGNATRQDAQDAIDAALAAAPAWRAMAFDDRAAIILRAAELLAGPWRETLAASTMLGQSKTAQQAEIDTPCELVDFWRFNVKYARDLLAEQPPANAPGVWNRLDHRPLEGFVYAITPFNFTAIAGNLPTAPALMGNVVVWKPSPTQTHAAVLLMRLLEEAGLPKGVINLVTGDGIEVSEVALEHRELAGIHFTGSTKTFQYLWKTVGANIEKYRSYPRLVGETGGKDFVVAHPSADRAVLKTALTRGAFEYQGQKCSATSRAYLPASIWNSGFREEFAAEVDGIAMGDVTDLSNFVGAVIDERAFAKNKAAIDRAKADPACTIVAGGSYDDAVGYFVRPTVIECDDPESEVFTTEYFGPILAVHVYEDDRYEEMLTQMESVSAYALTGSVIANDRAAAAYTMDRLRYAAGNFYINDKSTGAVVGQQPFGGGRASGTNDKAGAPQNLMRWTLTRAIKETLAPPTDYRYPHMG
- a CDS encoding Dabb family protein, whose translation is MIRHVVLFRFKSGVDWADPRATGAERTAAQVGSEVPELREWRYGRNVSTRDIAYDFLVEGLLDDMKAVDRYLVHPFHQQAIRQWKEISDWVMVDVEE
- a CDS encoding chorismate mutase, with product MTEMVDNTSRIRLERDAIDAIDAHIIELLTQRARVSSGIQKIRTDSGGPRTVFTREMEILGRYRDGLGEHGTQIAMSVLKLCRGAGALQPAAARSAGAPS
- a CDS encoding aminotransferase class I/II-fold pyridoxal phosphate-dependent enzyme produces the protein MRTEWADRLRSLPRSSFATTGVRVDDLVRSGEDVINLCQGNPDLPTPAHIVEALRTEVLDPVTHRYPAFSGLLELKDAISAWYATRHGVRLAPETEVAILFGAKAGLVEISQCFLNPGDVCLMPDPAFPDYWAGVVLARAHMHPLPLLRENGFLPDYAALDPATRERAKLMFLNYPNNPTSVTAPRGFYEDTVRFAAEHGVIVASDFAYGALGLDGRTPVSFLETAGAKDVGVEFISLSKTFNMAGWRIGAVVGHRDVIAAINLLQEHYYVSLPPFIQRAAVAALTGPQDSVRHLVTTYERRRDVFLDGLRDSAWSLDTPRSIFAWLPVPPGAGGSVAFADELLSRAHVAVAPGRWFGEHGEGYVRVSLLAPEERLREAARRLADFPARAPMNR